One stretch of Sander lucioperca isolate FBNREF2018 chromosome 13, SLUC_FBN_1.2, whole genome shotgun sequence DNA includes these proteins:
- the LOC116064936 gene encoding cilia- and flagella-associated protein 54 isoform X3, with product MTAEMDLPASYYGELDKRNPVVSAFERDINSFITLMKRVASSTSQDNGSYAKGIKILVEIWKKYKHRLPSKLYQERMLQIADFLFGIKLYELALWQGYSLHLLQFNSVKITDITDVDHFMACFFPEGFDTDQDTFTMKVHAMQGCALCIFEQEKRHSILSQKGLCKLLHLLNFIRIMMQAFQQHEHLCWQIYNGSLHIYTICRYLMTMNCSAEALEYLLWASISLELSIPLMTAKCLPWIVTLYCAVCHCYYNNHAAVQAEEFARRALGKINELAKLEEQNEVPATRETQRAYKEASIKLAAMIFKRAVFEARRRHKPIFRIKTKSTLKDIPNVPWPRTSTERMLMGLFDSSAAQFLGILEALWDSTRRPLPSRMPDDPELQEINLELLSAGISILSGVTTTSKSLVSLSALTPTSTLMDLAITGENKVPIMSAMRFIKMLFQYKQPDAFTELAREMLQVLSGVDGQSFRRAELELALLDSFNSLLSSQRSHPREDNIVDDRHKSSFSMSDEFIGLVDTLHKSVCGSAPEVQPDGDLVLDVVLFLWGKVKLGIQRDQLHNLEFTHYLEKVDNYDKWLWCLSMLCEVAFACDLATVDCIMTAEMIHTLAILLESTAECSNQSAHPGALEADYEGVKPRYFSLLEKSSTELLQKVCEVVERGLEALAKGVATLLPQDYSAITDSAFIQKFSLLPPSTPSMSSLTSSEEGNEEDEISEKKKEAEESKAEPDSKAFPHTQSTRVFLLATDLHLELDIIHHRASLKLLQLNAVAESELLDRINKNKVSKALFLIQKASMEYNNMGPNNSNKTKSLLEEASTLIEKAGVEERKLYISTTPKTPAENKDKGMKEKEENPPPPPILLSRTDHSLTFAPAPYNLEGEVCWYQLCGRAAEGINRKVRLGDCSLPGTGNMVPAVSDECVLRVEGLEPNQKYLFAVAAYNSQGKLLGNTIGGSTFPLLASLPIPLLSTWAHLAQVAFQTEQYAVAKRACRELWTHYTYPDPRSHSTQERLTITGLHIQTLQRSSPHLCQLFLCSIFIETEINIQQGSLYCDSFSDNGPFIWEQEARLAECERMLVAMDLAMWLNDGSAAVQAVVTCYGLLSPLIFHQIFCDPVVQVLNKCLIVLEENSGLLKQKWTGNTSESLMHMIACITYYLSKALRVLREHQMASVMMDCGRSLLQEVYDAQLQISRLAHKASKTDHTAIKGEIKISLQLKALHWKNKKRITSEAALTADNEIARPLTGCEDPTIMYDLISNSTLKDAYQDVMKHRRKVYFIEFAALLVQRTMEEGHPDLVLKWGQSMFEFLSRRDEVMGLSTKCLEGNSQSKRRSSAQAPKGNETPQKNKNTPSHDDTRKKLKQKMPPSMLQRVRTNREMQVVENLLTIMSSVVQRHKKQLQLRNMCCEERVWKSHLNYSMAQAHLALLYQGLDQLHGGALQHSYRQLNPLCFSLAYSGVLVRKNSQPQQSSKYEAVSERDSSHSGLREYVAAHRKRSKNEVKVDNSVSEESCEEGEDSSQIVEQQLETHRHTAAMLLDSLNKAALHLRRAMVLAHRGSLWTTLQCVCQTVWDQSCRINVLVQRAAQLKPPSPITADQLHTTFTPLLVLATDLIMDMLNRLGLWSLYDSDLTEEELESSLHFSAPLDNSTQVDLRWVRTLVLHTLERLHDSGKWERLAHFALVFNSYTRERYALIITPLLVHAQRRLLERIGSFRGPAVPQPHHVKTQKATGKEVTYRSYADSQLLIGWTPHPAQQPPIHKKAAHTNSTPRGAVDLKAAEIQHSMSLVCVPLDVEDTLSFYRQALERRPHCLQVFQHSRSLLLLLLAYTKPCFAAQSQHCQSRSLSHSASLVDFSPLVMPTPNIQPCDLTEEDYSTPDALYSLPISPDHMSTVSAAYSTSIKYLQANNHDSLRILALHEMGNLQFYNGNTRAAHSYWSKAVDCALQSSGAVEKWDGMFFGGGSLQQTLKQAGIWGCLQAAGLTAKIAQYIVTSDISQRTKCCLMSAHLFKCVLCCSLAQPQADLQYAYHNIGDELLPGVDLFSEPHRVHLSTTVTSLNFVCHWLFTTGYYVTLLPILALYLHFVGTVCRDFKRTVEGKILKIRALTELCLFTEAVKEAVQLTQGTGVFLPHGHYIAKDNLQPVKTFYSNKSLLDNSEALEELVNCDFAPDVSTLYGSTLCLRFNLARVQLVLALSNTVHGPPVPDAVEGEACASITSCSVNSKPVEQDLLDNEGSCLNTGEPKVLTLDTKKERFTPERIKFLLLEGASSLLHSIPQQLTSQSCSEMENLELALESNLLKANLYLQQGHAALSSEMAISSLVLLQTSPVIVRGIIPGSQKPASEIPHARIGSVRGTEDCSVSNTPDGDCPRAVEASERIGVSLWLRCRLALVRSLAAHIPGTAALFPGKNFYEEAARVLQEGLDECARWRDLDIQALLMVEGAELEAQRGKIDDSMAMLQEAVTLLSGRTCMPPGSSVTLARATLLLSDLRGVQSTTLLKLTQKLLKKQLCVFGESVVLDNGKMSFSPPGPSNIYLPYLNILDQTTLRIGHILDLSAVQMPVSTQSLQSPSRQHLHQSSQIERDSQAPVPSLNNPSTSRPTSHPCSARKPE from the exons ATGACCGCAGAAATGGACTTACCGGCTTCATATTACGGGGAACTTGATAAAAGAAACCCAGTTGTTTCAGCCTTTGAACGAGACATTAACTCGTTTATAACACTGATGAAACGAGTCGCTTCTTCGACCAGCCAAGACAACGGCTCTTATGCTAAAGG GATTAAAATCCTGGTGGAGATCTGGAAAAAGTACAAACATCGACTGCCTTCGAAGTTGTACCAGGAGCGCATGTTGCAGATTGCAGATTTTCTCTTTGGGATTAAG TTGTACGAGCTCGCTCTTTGGCAGGGCTACAGTCTCCACCTGCTGCAGTTCAACTCAGTGAAAATAACTGACATCACAGATGTGGACCACTTCATGGCTTGCTTCTTCCCTGAAGGGTTTGACACAGACCAAGATACGTTTACCATGAAG gtcCATGCAATGCAGGGCTGTGCCCTGTGTATATTTGAGCAAGAGAAAAGGCACAGCATCCTCAGCCAGAAGGGACTCTGTAAACTTCTGCATTTGCTGAACTTCATCAGGATCATGATGCAGGCATTTCAGCAACATGAGCACCTGTGCTGGCAAATATATAATG GTTCATTACACATCTACACCATCTGCCGTTACCTGATGACCATGAATTGTAGTGCGGAG GCACTGGAGTACCTTCTGTGGGCAAGCATCAGTTTAGAGCTGTCCATTCCTCTGATGACTGCTAAGTGTTTGCCATGGATTGTCACCCTCTACTGTGCTGTCTGCCACTGTTACTATAACAACCATGCTGCTGTGCAGGCAGAG GAATTTGCCAGGAGAGCCCTTGGAAAAATCAATGAGCTAGCAAAGCTGGAGGAGCAGAATGAAGTTCCTGCCACCAGAGAGACTCAGAGAGCGTACAAAGAAGCTTCTATCAAG CTGGCTGCCATGATTTTCAAGCGTGCAGTGTTTGAGGCCAGAAGGAGACACAAACCCATTTTCAGAATCAAAACCAAAAGCACCTTGAAGGACATACCCAAT GTGCCGTGGCCTCGTACTTCAACAGAGCGCATGCTAATGGGCCTGTTTGACAGCAGTGCAGCGCAGTTCTTGGGCATCTTGGAAGCACTTTGGGACAGCACCAGACGCCCGCTGCCGTCGAGGATGCCAGATGATCCAGAGCTGCAGGAGATCAACCTAGAACTCCTGTCTGCTGGCATCAGTATATTATCTG GAGTCACAACTACTAGTAAGTCTCTTGTGAGTCTTAGTGCACTGACACCAACATCCACGCTAATGGATTTAGCCATTACAG GAGAAAACAAAGTGCCCATCATGTCTGCGATGAGGTTTATTAAGATGTTGTTTCAGTACAAGCAGCCAGATGCTTTCACTGAACTTGCCAGAGAAATGCTGCAGGTTTTGTCT GGTGTGGACGGTCAGTCATTCAGGAGGGCAGAGCTGGAGCTTGCTTTACTTGACAGTTTCAACAGTCTGCTGTCTTCCCAGAGGAGCCATCCTAGAGAGGACAACATAGTTGATG acagacacaagtcTTCATTCTCAATGAGTGATGAGTTCATTGGCCTGGTAGACACCCTGCACAAGTCTGTTTGTGGCTCTGCTCCT gagGTGCAGCCAGATGGAGATCTGGTTTTGGATGTTGTGTTATTTCTGTGGGGTAAAGTGAAGCTGGGTATCCAGAGGGATCAGCTGCATAACCTAGAGTTTACACACTACCTTGAGAAGGTAGATAATTATGACAAG TGGCTGTGGTGTCTGTCTATGCTGTGTGAGGTGGCCTTTGCCTGTGACCTGGCAACTGTTGACTGCATAATGACAGCAGAAATGATCCACACATTGGCCATACTGCTAGAGAGTACAGCTGAATGCAGTAATCAATCTGCACATCCAG GAGCTCTTGAAGCAGACTATGAGGGTGTGAAACCACGCTATTTCTCTCTTCTTGAG AAATCAAGTACAGAGCTGCTTCAGAAGGTGTGTGAGGTGGTGGAGAGAGGTCTTGAAGCTCTGGCAAAGGGTGTAGCTACACTGCTGCCCCAAGATTACTCAGCAATCACTGACTCTGCCTTCATTCAG AAATTTAGTCTCCTCCCTCCATCGACTCCCTCCATGTCTTCTCTGACATCATCAGAAGAGGGAAATGAAGAAGATGAAATAagtgagaagaaaaaagaagcagaGGAATCTAAGGCAGAACCAGATAGTAAAGCCTTTCCACACACTCAGTCTACACGTGTATTCCTGCTGGCCACAGACCTTCATCTAGAGCTAGACATCATCCACCACAGGGCTTCCCTCAAGTTACTGCAGCTGAATGCAG TTGCGGAGTCTGAACTGTTGGATCGGATCAACAAGAACAAGGTGTCCAAAGCTCTTTTCCTGATCCAGAAAGCCTCGATGGAGTACAACAACATGGGGCCAAATAACAGCAACAAAACCAAGAGTCTGCTAGAG GAGGCCTCTACCTTGATAGAGAAAGCAGGGGTGGAAGAGAGAAAACTGTATATCTCCACCACCCCTAAGACTCCAGCTGAAAACAAAGATAAAGGGATGAAGGAGAAGGAAGAAAACCCTCCACCTCCCCCCATCCTGCTCTCACGCACTGACCACTCCTTAACCTTTGCCCCAGCACCTTATAACTTAGAGGGAGAA GTGTGCTGGTACCAGCTTTGCGGCCGTGCAGCTGAGGGCATTAACCGGAAAGTCCGCCTTGGAGACTGCAGCCTGCCAGGAACTGGAAATATG GTACCAGCAGTATCTGATGAGTGCGTGCTGAGGGTGGAGGGGCTGGAGCCCAACCAGAAGTATTTGTTTGCTGTAGCAGCCTACAACAGCCAGGGCAAGCTACTGGGCAACACCATAGGAGGGTCAACATTCCCACTCCTGGCATCGCTGCCGATACCACTGCTCTCCACGTGGGCTCACTTGGCACAG GTGGCATTTCAAACAGAGCAGTATGCAGTAGCAAAGAGAGCCTGCAGAGAACTGTGGACCCACTATACCTACCCCGACCCCAGGTCCCACAGCACACAGGAAAGACTCACTATCACAGG GCTACATATCCAGACCCTGCAACGCTCCTCTCCTCACCTGTGTCAGTTGTTCCTCTGTTCCATCTTCATTGAGACAGAGATCAACATTCAGCAGGGATCACTCTATTGTGACTCATTCAGTGACAATGGACCATTTATCTGGGAACAG GAAGCCAGACTGGCAGAGTGTGAGCGAATGCTGGTGGCCATGGACCTGGCAATGTGGTTGAATGACGGTAGCGCTGCCGTGCAAGCTGTAGTTACATGTTATGGCCTCCTGTCACCTCTAATCTTCCATCAGATCTTTTGCGACCCTGTTGTACAG GTGCTAAACAAATGCTTGATAGTTTTGGAGGAGAATTCAGGTCTTCTCAAACAAAAATGGACTGGAAACACCTCAGAGTCATTAATGCACATGATAGCCTGCATCACCTACTACCTGTCCAag GCATTACGAGTCCTCAGGGAGCATCAGATGGCTTCTGTAATGATGGACTGTGGTCGCAGCCTGCTCCAAGAGGTCTATGATGCCCAGCTGCAGATCAGTAGACTTGCCCATAAAGCT tctaaGACTGATCATACTGCAATCAAGGGTGAAATAAAGATAAGCCTTCAGCTGAAGGCACTGCATTGGAAGAACAAGAAAAGAATCACATCTGAAGCAGCTCTCACTGCAGACAATG agATTGCACGCCCACTGACTGGCTGTGAGGATCCCACCATAATGTATGATCTGATCTCCAACAGCACATTAAAGGATGCCTATCAAGATG tGATGAAGCACAGACGCAAGGTATATTTTATTGAGTTTGCGGCACTACTTGTCCAGAGAACCATGGAAGAAGGCCACCCAGACCTTGTGTTAAAGTGGGGACAAAGCATGTTTGAATTTCTTTCCAG GCGTGACGAGGTGATGGGACTGTCCACAAAATGTTTGGAGGGAAACAGTCAGAGTAAAAGAAGAAGTAGTGCTCAGGCTCCAAAAGGAAATGAAACACCACAG AAGAACAAGAACACACCTTCACATGATGATACAAGAAAGAAACTAAAGCAGAAAATGCCCCCCAGCATGCTTCAGAGAGTGAGAACTAAcag GGAAATGCAGGTTGTGGAGAATCTGCTAACCATAATGTCGTCTGTGGTGCAACGCCACAAGAAGCAGCTTCAGCTGAGGAACATGTGCTGTGAGGAGAGAGTATGGAAGTCTCACCTCAACTACAGCATGGCTCAAGCCCATCTAGCGCTGCTTTACCAGGGGCTGGACCAGCTGCATGGAGGAGCCCTGCAGCACAG TTACAGGCAGTTAAATCCCTTGTGTTTCTCTCTGGCCTACTCTGGTGTCCTAGTGCGGAAGAACTCACAGCCACAGCAGTCTTCTAAATATGAGGCTGTCTCTGAGAGAGACTCCTCTCACTCTGGTCTTAGGGAGTATGTGGCTGCACACCGAAAGAGGAGCAAAAATGAGG TCAAAGTGGATAACTCTGTCTCAGAGGAGAGTTGTGAGGAGGGAGAGGACTCCTCTCAAATTGTGGAACAGCAGCttgagacacacagacacactgctgCGATGCTGTTGGACTCACTTAACAAAGCTGCTTTACATCTCCGAAGGGCCATG GTGTTGGCCCATCGTGGCAGCCTTTGGACCactcttcagtgtgtgtgtcagactgtGTGGGACCAGAGTTGCAGAATCAATGTTCTAGTACAGAGAGCTGCTCAGCTTAAACCTCCCTCCCCGATCACAGCAGACCAGTTGCACACCACCTTCACCCCACTACTGGTGCTGGCTACTGACCTAATCATGGACATGCTGAACAGACTCGGG CTGTGGAGTTTGTATGACAGCGACTTGACTGAGGAGGAACTAGAGTCCAGTCTCCACTTCTCAGCCCCACTGGATAACAGCACCCAGGTGGACCTGCGTTGGGTCCGCACCCTGGTGTTGCACACTCTGGAGCGTCTCCATGACAGTGGCAAATGGGAGAGACTGGCCCACTTTGCCCTAGTTTTCAACTCATACACACG GGAGCGTTATGCGTTGATCATAACTCCTCTACTAGTCCATGCTCAGAGGAGGCTGCTTGAAAGGATTGGTTCTTTTAGAGGACCTGCGGTCCCTCAACCACACCATGTCAAGACACAGAAGGCCACTGGCAAGGAG GTAACTTACAGGAGCTACGCAGACTCCCAGCTGCTCATTGGGTGGACCCCTCACCCTGCACAGCAACCGCCCATTCACAAAAAAGCAGCACATACAAACTCCACTCCGCGAGGAGCAGTTGACCTTAAAG CTGCAGAGATACAGCACTCCATGTCCCTTGTGTGTGTTCCTCTGGATGTAGAAGACACACTGAGTTTTTATCGTCAAGCTCTTGAGAGAAGACCACATTGTCTTCAGGTCTTCCAGCATAGTCGCTCATTACTGCTGCTACTTCTTGCATACACAAAGCCCT GCTTTGCGGCACAGTCACAGCACTGTCAGAGCAGAAGTCTTAGCCATTCTGCAAGCCTGGTTGATTTCAGTCCCTTAGTTATGCCTACACCTAACATCCAACCTTGCGACCTGACCGAGGAGGACTACAGTACTCCAGATGCTCTCTACAGCCTCCCTATCAGCCCTGACCACATGTCGACTGTCAGCGCTGCATACTCCACCTCCATTA AGTATCTCCAGGCCAACAACCATGACTCCCTCAGAATTTTGGCACTGCATGAAATGGGAAACCTACAGTTCTACAATGGAAACACACG GGCAGCCCACTCATACTGGAGTAAAGCTGTAGATTGTGCCTTACAGAGCTCAGGTGCTGTAGAGAAATGGGATGGCATGTTCTTCGGGGGTGGCTCCCTACAACAAACCCTGAAACAGGCTGGTATTTGGGGATGTCTACAGGCTGCTGGGCTCACTGCTAAAATTGCACA GTATATCGTAACGTCTGATATCAGCCAGCGGACCAAGTGCTGTCTCATGTCTGCACACCTCTTTAAG TGTGTGCTGTGTTGCTCCCTGGCTCAGCCCCAGGCTGATCTCCAGTACGCCTATCACAACATTGGAGATGAACTGCTCCCTGGAGTCGACCTTTTCTCTGAACCCCACAGGGTTCACCTCAGCACCACTGTAACCAGCCTTAACTTTGTCTGCCACTGGCTTTTCACCACAGGCTACTACGTCACG CTACTGCCCATACTAGCCCTTTACCTACATTTTGTAGGGACTGTTTGCAGAGATTTCAAACGCACTGTTGAGGGCAAAATACTTAAG ATACGTGCCCTTACTGAACTGTGTCTGTTCACTGAAGCTGTAAAGGAGGCAGTTCAGCTCACACAAGGAACAGGGGTCTTTCTGCCTCATGGACACTACATTGCCAAAGACAATCTCCAA CCTGTGAAGACGTTCTACAGCAACAAGTCTCTCCTGGACAATTCTGAG GCTTTGGAGGAACTTGTGAACTGTGACTTTGCTCCAGATGTCAGCACGCTGTATGGATCCACATTGTGCCTCCGATTCAACCTTGCTCGTGTTCAACTAGTCCTGGCACTCAGTAACACTGTACATGGCCCTCCTGTGCCAG ATGCTGTTGAAGGAGAAGCTTGTGCCAGCATAACAAGTTGTTCGGTGAACTCAAAACCCGTGGAACAGGACCTACTGGACAATGAGGGCTCCTGTCTAAATACAGGAGAGCCAAAAGTGCTGACCCTTGATACCAAGAAGGAAAGGTTTACTCCAGAAAGGATTAAG TTCCTTTTGCTAGAAGGAGCATCCTCCTTGTTGCACTCCATTCCGCAGCAGCTCACATCTCAGTCCTGTAGCGAAATGGAAAACCTGGAACTGGCACTAGAGTCCAATCTTCTAAAGGCCAACCTATACTTGCAGCAAGGACATGCTGCACTTAG TTCTGAGATGGCGATTTCATCCTTGGTGCTTCTTCAGACGTCTCCTGTAATCGTGAGAGGAATCATACCTGGGTCTCAGAAACCTGCGTCTGAGATCCCACATGCCAGGATTGGAAGTGTACGG GGTACTGAAGATTGCAGTGTGTCAAACACCCCGGATGGAGACTGTCCCAGAGCAGTTGAGGCCAGTGAGAGAATTGGAGTTTCTCTGTGGCTGCGTTGCCGCCTGGCTCTGGTCCGCAGCCTGGCTGCACACATCCCTGGCACTGCTGCCCTTTTCCCAG GTAAGAACTTCTATGAGGAGGCAGCTCGGGTGTTACAGGAGGGTCTTGATGAATGTGCACGATGGCGAGACCTCGATATTCAAGCCCTTTTGATGGTCGAAGGTGCGGAATTGGAAGCACAGAGAGGCAAGATTGATGACAGCATGGCAATGCTGCAG GAAGCAGTGACCCTGCTGTCAGGACGGACATGCATGCCACCAGGGTCCAGTGTTACTCTGGCTCGGGCCACTTTGCTGCTCAGCGACCTAAGAGGAGTACAGAGCACCACACTTCTAAAACTGACACAGAAACTACTGAAAAAGCAG ctgtgtgtttttgGTGAGAGTGTAGTGTTGGATAATGGGAAAatgtctttctctcctcctgGACCCAGCAACATCTACCTCCCTTACCTCAACATACTGGATCAGACCACTTTGCGAATtg GTCACATTCTGGATCTCAGCGCCGTGCAAATGCCAGTCTCTACCCAGTCATTACAATCCCCTTCCAGGCAGCATTTACATCAGTCCAGCCAGATTGAAAGAGACTCTCAAGCACCAGTTCCGTCTCTGAACAATCCAAGCACCTCCAGACCTACAAGCCACCCATGCTCAGCCAGAAAGCCAGAGTAA